The following nucleotide sequence is from Staphylococcus chromogenes.
AACCTGTAAAAGGAAAAACTTTAAACGAGATTATTCCTCAAATTCGCGGTAAAAAAGGAACGAAAGTTACCCTTAAGATTCAACGTGGCTCTGAATCAAAAGATTTTACAGTAGAACGTGATACAATTCATGTCAAAAGTGTCGAAGTCGAGAAAAAGGGCAATATCACTGTGTTTAAAGTCAACAAATTCCAAGAAGGAACTTCCGGTGAATTAAAATCAGCCATCCAAAAAGCACAGCAATCTGGCGCAAAAAATATCTTGATAGATTTAAGAAATAATCCTGGAGGCCTATTGGATGAAGCTGTTAAAATGTCCAATATTTTTCTAAAAAAAGATGAACCCGTTCTTTATTTAGAAAAAGGAAAACAAACTGAAGCCGTTAAAACTTCAAATGAACCCTTAAAAAATGTAAATGATTTAAACATTTCTGTATTAGTCAATGAGGGTTCAGCAAGTGCATCTGAAATTTTTACGGGTGCGATGAAAGATCATAAAATTGCTAAAATATATGGAACAAAAACCTTTGGTAAAGGCATTGTACAAACGACACGCGAACTTGAAGATGGGTCAATTTTAAAATTTACTGAAATGAAATGGTTAACACCTAACAAACAATACATCCATGGCAAAGGTATCCAGCCAGACGTCAAAGTCGCTGGCGCTGATTTTGAAAATTTAAATGTCATTCCATCAGATCAAACATTTAAAATGGGTGATACGAACACTCATGTGAAATCTATTAAAATCGGCTTAGATGCTTTAGGTTATTCATCTGGCACACAAAATGAACAATTTGATTCAAGATTACAAGAAACTATTAAAAAATTCCAAAGTACATATGACCTTAATATCACAGGAGAATTTGATAAGCAAACCAATCAAAAATTTACTGAATTATTAGTTGAAAAAGCTTCAAAAGAAGATCCGATGTTAGAAAAAACGATTCAAAAATTAAAGGAGCATAAATGATGATACGACTTGCTACTTACGCTGAAATCGATATTATAGAAACGTTAACTGAAGAAGCCAAAGTTCTCATGTTAGAAGATCAAAACCCACAATGGGATCATCGCTACCCTTTAAAAACACATTTTGAACGTGATATTGAAGCAAATAGTATGTATGTTATTGATGAAGACAAGACAATTAAGGGGTTTATCGTCATCGATCAAAAAGCACCAGATTGGTACAATAGTATTCAATGGCCAAGT
It contains:
- a CDS encoding S41 family peptidase, translated to MLPPKEKTHSKEKKYVSLSHFIMGIVLTFILTALLIFGGIYLWHQKSQNQQVSANSEKLSKVYETLANDYYQTPNKDKLLENAINGMTKGLKDPYTEYISKDKTTAFNEDVTGDFVGIGAEMQQKGNQIMITSPMKASPAEKAGLKPKDILKAVNGKPVKGKTLNEIIPQIRGKKGTKVTLKIQRGSESKDFTVERDTIHVKSVEVEKKGNITVFKVNKFQEGTSGELKSAIQKAQQSGAKNILIDLRNNPGGLLDEAVKMSNIFLKKDEPVLYLEKGKQTEAVKTSNEPLKNVNDLNISVLVNEGSASASEIFTGAMKDHKIAKIYGTKTFGKGIVQTTRELEDGSILKFTEMKWLTPNKQYIHGKGIQPDVKVAGADFENLNVIPSDQTFKMGDTNTHVKSIKIGLDALGYSSGTQNEQFDSRLQETIKKFQSTYDLNITGEFDKQTNQKFTELLVEKASKEDPMLEKTIQKLKEHK